From one Gossypium hirsutum isolate 1008001.06 chromosome D08, Gossypium_hirsutum_v2.1, whole genome shotgun sequence genomic stretch:
- the LOC121220094 gene encoding protein trichome birefringence-like 43 has product MGPFAIAATVFAVLSLSYQLHGHGEKVERGLTVDGCDLFQGSWVYDESYPLYQSSSCSFIQNQFDCLKNGRPDKDYLKYRWQPTTCNLSRFNGEDMLSRIRGKSIMFVGDSLSLNQWQSLTCMLHTAVPHAQYKTITVQGLSTFTFLEYNAKVMFSRNAFLVDLVSLPIGRVLKLDSIEEGAKLWKGIDVLIFNTWHWWLHTGRKQPWDFIEEGNHTQVDMDRLVAYEKGLNTWAKWVDANVNTSKTIVFFQGVSPDHINSSDWGEPKAKNCEGQKEPIKGGDYPGGQHPAEKVVEKVLKTMSKPVYLLNVTTLSQLRKDGHPSVYGHGGHRDMDCSHWCLAGVPDTWNQLLYAALIQS; this is encoded by the exons ATGGGTCCTTTCGCCATTGCTGCCACAGTATTTGCAGTGCTTTCTCTTTCATACCAGCTTCATGGACATGGGGAGAAGGTGGAGAGAGGTTTAACTGTAGATGGTTGTGATCTTTTCCAAGGCAGTTGGGTGTATGATGAATCCTACCCACTTTACCAATCATCCAGCTGCTCCTTCATCCAGAACCAGTTCGATTGCTTGAAGAATGGTCGGCCTGATAAAGACTATCTCAAGTATCGATGGCAGCCCACTACATGCAACTTGTCACG GTTCAATGGTGAAGATATGCTATCGAGAATTAGGGGGAAGAGCATTATGTTCGTTGGCGATTCTCTGAGTCTAAATCAATGGCAGTCACTCACTTGCATGCTTCACACTGCTGTCCCTCACGCTCAGTACAAAACTATAACTGTTCAAGGCCTCTCCACCTTCACTTTTTTA GAGTACAATGCGAAGGTGATGTTCTCCCGCAATGCATTCCTAGTGGATCTTGTAAGCCTGCCGATTGGTCGAGTTCTGAAGCTTGATTCAATTGAAGAAGGTGCCAAATTATGGAAAGGAATTGATGTTTTGATCTTCAATACTTGGCATTGGTGGCTCCACACCGGAAGGAAACAACC ATGGGATTTCattgaagaaggaaatcatacACAGGTAGACATGGACCGCTTGGTTGCCTATGAGAAAGGGTTAAATACATGGGCTAAATGGGTTGACGCCAATGTTAATACTTCAAAAACTATAGTTTTCTTTCAAGGAGTTTCTCCGGATCACATTAA TTCAAGTGATTGGGGTGAACCTAAAGCAAAGAATTGTGAAGGGCAGAAAGAGCCAATTAAGGGAGGAGATTACCCAGGAGGTCAACATCCAGCAGAGAAAGTGGTTGAGAAAGTGCTTAAGACCATGTCGAAACCGGTTTATCTACTCAACGTAACGACTCTGTCACAGCTGAGAAAAGATGGGCATCCATCGGTGTATGGCCATGGCGGCCACAGAGATATGGACTGCAGCCATTGGTGTTTGGCTGGTGTTCCTGATACTTGGAATCAACTCTTATATGCAGCTCTCATTCAAAGCTGA